A region from the Hippopotamus amphibius kiboko isolate mHipAmp2 chromosome 15, mHipAmp2.hap2, whole genome shotgun sequence genome encodes:
- the LOC130837269 gene encoding olfactory receptor 2T27-like — MVGGNKSPVTDFILVGLFPEFQHSIVLNFMIVFIYILAFLGNILLIVLIWGDSRLHTPMYILLSQLSLIDLTLTSTIVPKMASNFFTGRRTISRIGCGTQSFFFLMFGMSECLIPTLMAYDRYVAVCNPLRYSIIMSPRFCLHMVAGCWIGGSISSFIHTVYPMHFPICGSREIHHFFCEVPVLIKLSCEDTSVYQLVVVVTSIVLLVVPFSLITASYTLIFLTVFRMNSVKGRKKALATCSSHLTVVSLFFGPNIFIYMTFTSSHSPEKDQALSVFSNILTPMLNPLIYSLRNKEVVAALMKLMGRCGVS; from the coding sequence ATGGTGGGTGGGAACAAGTCACCAGTAACTGATTTCATCCTTGTGGGACTCTTTCCTGAGTTTCAGCATTCCATTGTCCTCAACTTCATGATCGTTTTCATCTACATCCTTGCTTTCCTGGGAAACATACTTCTGATTGTCTTGATTTGGGGGGACTCTCGGCTCCACACGCCCATGTACATTCTCCTCAGTCAACTCTCCCTCATTGACTTGACATTAACTTCTACCATTGTCCCGAAGATGGCCTCTAACTTTTTCACAGGGAGAAGGACCATATCACGGATTGGCTGTGGAACCCAGAGTTTCTTCTTCCTGATGTTCGGAATGTCAGAATGCCTCATCCCGACTCTCATGGCTTATGACCGTTATGTGGCTGTCTGCAACCCACTGCGATATTCCATCATCATGAGCCCCAGGTTCTGCCTGCACATGGTTGCTGGATGTTGGATTGGAGGCTCTATAAGTTCATTTATCCATACGGTCTACCCTATGCATTTCCCCATCTGTGGGTCAAGGGAGATCCACCACTTCTTCTGTGAGGTCCCAGTCCTCATTAAGCTTTCCTGTGAAGACACTTCAGTGTAtcagttggtggtggtggttacaagCATTGTACTGCTTGTTGTGCCTTTCAGTCTCATCACAGCTTCCTATACACTCATCTTTCTCACTGTCTTCCGTATGAACTCTGTTAAGGGTAGGAAAAAAGCCCTGGCCACCTGCTCTTCCCACCTAACTGTGGTGAGTCTCTTCTTCGGCCCAAACATATTCATCTACATGACTTTCACTTCCTCCCACAGTCCAGAGAAGGACCAGGCTCTCTCTGTTTTCAGCAACATCCTTACTCCCATGCTGAACCCCCTCATCTATAGTCTGAGGAACAAGGAGGTGGTGGCAGCTCTCATGAAGCTGATGGGGAGATGTGGGGTGTCATAG
- the LOC130837319 gene encoding olfactory receptor 2T27-like, translating to MAKRSNISTTDFILLGLFPEFQYASLLVYLILLVYLIALTGNFILIVLIWVDVHLHTPMYFLLSQLSLIDLFYISSSVPKMVINHFLGKHSISFIGCGIQMFLCLSLGGAECLLLTLMSYDRFVAVCKPLHYTIIMNSKVCLLMAVTSWTGGALNSLIHTIYTMHFPVCGLKEINHFFCETPAILKLSCEDTSDYEMVVFVVSIIFILIPFSLIMASYIRIFLTVLRMNSPEGRSKVLATCSSHLTVVSLYLGPGIVVYMTPGSSHTPALDQGLSMFYTILTPMLNPIIYSLRNKEVVGALRKVLRKNLI from the coding sequence ATGGCAAAAAGAAGTAACATATCTACTACAGATTTCATCCTCTTGGGcctcttccctgagttccaatatGCCAGCCTTCTGGTCTACCTCATCCTTCTGGTCTATCTCATTGCCCTCACAGGGAACTTCATCCTCATCGTCTTGATCTGGGTGGATGTCCACCTCCACACTCCCATGTACTTCTTACTCAGCCAGCTCTCCCTCATTGACTTGTTCTACATCTCCAGCTCAGTTCCTAAGATGGTCATCAACCACTTTTTAGGAAAGCACAGCATTTCTTTCATTGGCTGTGGAATCCAAATGTTCCTCTGCCTTAGTCTAGGTGGTGCTGAGTGTCTCCTTCTAACCCTCATGTCCTATGACCGATTTGTGGCTGTTTGTAAACCCCTGCATTACACAATCATCATGAACTCTAAGGTTTGCTTGCTAATGGCAGTGACATCATGGACTGGGGGTGCTCTAAATTCACTAATTCACACCATCTACACCATGCATTTTCCTGTCTGTGGTCTGAAGGAGATAAATCACTTCTTCTGTGAGACGCCAGCCATCTTGAAGCTATCCTGTGAGGACACATCAGATTATGAGATGGTAGTGTTTGTGGTAAGTATCATATTTATCCTCATCCCTTTTAGCCTCATAATGGCCTCCTACATTCGAATCTTCCTCACTGTTCTCAGAATGAATTCTCCTGAGGGGAGGAGCAAAGTCCTAGCCACATGCTCTTCTCACCTGACTGTGGTGAGTCTTTATCTGGGGCCAGGCATAGTGGTGTACATGACACCTGGCTCCTCCCACACCCCAGCACTGGATCAAGGTCTTTCCATGTTCTATACTATACTCACTCCCATGCTAAACCCCATTATATACAGCCTGAGGAACAAGGAAGTGGTGGGGGCTCTGAGAAAGGTCCTGAGGAAGAACCTCAtatga